In Tachysurus fulvidraco isolate hzauxx_2018 chromosome 11, HZAU_PFXX_2.0, whole genome shotgun sequence, one DNA window encodes the following:
- the sh3bp5la gene encoding SH3-binding domain protein 5-like, a produces MEKIELSGLRENPQGSVAVQKKENCEKSLGERIQDCGLQCKDRAVDGESVEREETENCEVQQHQQHEVQETDVLQKQPEEELLDPRIQEELEHLNEASEEINQLELQLEEERSSYRKIFTDSARKLNALSSQLGSCIEKARPYYEARRLAKEAQQETQKAALRYERAVSMHTAAREMVYVAEQGLGADKTLDQTWQEMLNHATAKVNEAEDERLRSEREHMRVTQLCQAAEARVQTLQKSLKRTIIKSKPYFELKVQFNSILEEHKLKVTRLEERVSEVKKHYSYTLQRLEKISEEIHAQRGPDHSENGSTTSFKTRSPPIGAEAVVPMRSEGGRYEGRNKSSEWVDGQGAKTQEWVERHRESGWWEGEKQRPISGVGSDTNSVFSFKTIASDLEKCDSVEHLGQLSDSVSLSGEEEERGKQRDDKKLTEIEKQEQLIKQHHRSVSL; encoded by the exons ATGGAGAAGATCGAGCTGTCTGGCTTGAGAGAGAATCCTCAAGGTTCTGTGGCTGTTCAGAAAAAGGAAAACTGTGAAAAAAGTCTTGGAGAAAGAATACAAGATTGTGGTTTACAATGTAAAGACAGGGCCGTTGATGGCGAGTCTGTGGAAAGGGAAGAGACTGAAAATTGTGAAGtgcaacaacatcaacaacatgaGGTGCAGGAGACAGATGTGCTTCAGAAACAGCCTGAAGAGGAGCTGCTGGACCCTAGGATTCAG GAGGAGCTGGAGCATTTGAATGAAGCCAGTGAGGAGATTAACCAGCTGGAGCTGCAACTAGAG GAAGAGAGGTCAAGCTACAGGAAAATATTTACTGATTCAGCCAGGAAGCTCAATGCACTGAGCTCTCAACTGGGATCTTGCATTGAGAAAGCCAGACCTTATTATGAGGCACGGAGATTAGCTAAAGAG GCCCAGCAGGAGACCCAGAAGGCTGCGCTTAGATACGAGCGAGCTGTTTCCATGCACACGGCTGCACGGGAGATGGTGTACGTGGCTGAGCAGGGCCTTGGAGCAGATAAGACTCTGGATCAAACCTGGCAAGAGATGCTCAATCATGCCACTGCCAAA GTAAACGAGGCCGAGGATGAGCGGCTACGGAGTGAACGAGAGCACATGCGCGTCACTCAGCTGTGTCAGGCAGCAGAAGCTCGTGTACAGACCCTACAGAAATCCCTCAAGAGGACCATTATCAAATCGAAGCCTTACTTCGAACTCAAAGTCCAATTTAACTCCATATTGGAG GAGCACAAATTGAAGGTAACTCGGTTAGAAGAGCGTGTGAGTGAAGTGAAGAAGCATTACTCCTACACTCTGCAGCGCTTGGAGAAAATTAGCGAGGAGATCCATGCCCAAAGAGGACCGGACCATTCTGAGAACGGATCTACAACATCCTTCAAAACACGGAGTCCTCCTATAGGAGCCGAGGCGGTAGTCCCGATGAGGAGTGAAGGTGGACGTTACGAAGGCCGCAATAAGTCAAGTGAATGGGTGGACGGTCAAGGGGCTAAGACACAAGAGTGGGTGGAGAGACATAGGGAGTCTGGCTGGtgggagggagagaaacagaggccAATATCTGGAGTGGGCTCGGACACAAATtctgtttttagttttaaaacCATTGCTTCTGATTTGGAGAAGTGTGACTCTGTTGAGCATCTCGGCCAGCTCAGTGACTCGGTTAGCCTTTCAGGAGAAGAGGAGGAAAGGGGGAAACAAAGGGATGATAAAAAGTTGACAGAGATTGAGAAACAAGAGCAGCTCATCAAGCAGCATCACAggagtgtgagtttgtga